The DNA window AAATCTGGATCGTGGCCTCCGCATCTTGATTGGGGTTGTTATTCTGCCCCAGGCGTTCATCGGTTTGCAGACTCCTTGGGCCTGGTTGGGTCTTATCCCGCTGTTGACAGGATTCATCCGCTTTTGTCCCATCTATCCCCTGGTTGGCCTCAATACCTGCTCCACCGAAGACACCAGCCGCTGAGGGTTTTCTCGTATCGATACACAGGCCTCGACGTGCGGAGGGGGTTG is part of the Magnetococcales bacterium genome and encodes:
- a CDS encoding DUF2892 domain-containing protein; amino-acid sequence: MKANVGNLDRGLRILIGVVILPQAFIGLQTPWAWLGLIPLLTGFIRFCPIYPLVGLNTCSTEDTSR